Proteins encoded together in one Coffea arabica cultivar ET-39 chromosome 2c, Coffea Arabica ET-39 HiFi, whole genome shotgun sequence window:
- the LOC113725452 gene encoding B-type cell cycle switch protein ccs52B-like: MDSTQRRKSGINLPATMSETSLRLEAFSSASPARSVSNLPSPMTMSPRTISNLSSPSSKSTSCSDRFIPCRSSSRLHTFGLIEKASPVKDGGGGGGNEAYLRLLKSELFGTDFGCFSSPAGKGSPLSPNKNMLRFKTEVSGPNSPYSPSVLGQDSGLSAEVSTPPKPPRKVPKTPHKVLDAPALQDDFYLNLVDWSSQNVLAVGLGTCVYLWSASNSKVTKLCDLGPNDGVCSVQWTREGSYISIGTNLGQVQVWDGTQCKRVRTLTGHQTRTGVLAWSSRILSSGSRDRNILQHDLRVPNDFISKLSGHKSEVCGLKWSHDDRELASGGNDNQLLVWNQHSQQPILRLTEHTAAVKAITWSPHQSGLLASGGGTADRCIRFWNTTNGNQLNSVDTGSQVCNLAWSKNVNELVSTHGYSQNQIMVWKYPSMAKVATLTGHSLRVLYLALSPDGQTIVTGAGDETLRFWNVFPSMKTPAQVQDTGLWSLGRTHIR; encoded by the exons ATGGACTCAActcaaagaagaaaaagtggGATTAACCTTCCAGCTACAATGTCTGAGACCTCTCTTCGGCTGGAGGCCTTCTCATCCGCCTCCCCGGCCCGATCAGTATCGAATTTGCCATCACCTATGACAATGTCACCAAGAACTATATCCAATCTTTCATCCCCTTCATCAAAATCTACGAGTTGCAGTGACAGGTTTATTCCTTGTAGATCATCATCGAGGCTGCACACGTTTGGGCTGATAGAGAAAGCGTCGCCAGTGAAGgacggaggaggaggaggaggcaaTGAGGCTTATTTGAGGTTGCTGAAATCTGAGCTTTTTGGGActgattttggttgtttttcttctccTGCAGGTAAGGGGTCACCACTGAGTCCAAACAAGAATATGCTGCGGTTTAAGACTGAGGTTTCTGGGCCTAATTCTCCTTATTCGCCTTCTGTCCTGGGGCAGGACAGTGGGCTTTCCGCTGAGGTTTCAACCCCTCCTAAACCGCCTCGAAAGGTTCCCAAGACACCCCACAAG GTTCTTGATGCGCCAGCACTTCAAGATGACTTCTATCTAAACCTAGTTGATTGGTCATCTCAAAATGTCCTTGCAGTTGGCTTAGGAACTTGTGTCTATTTATGGAGTGCCTCAAACAGTAAG GTAACAAAGCTGTGCGACTTAGGACCTAATGATGGTGTCTGCTCAGTCCAATGGACCCGAGAGGGTTCCTACATTTCAATTGGCACAAATCTTGGTCAAGTTCAG GTTTGGGATGGAACTCAGTGCAAAAGGGTCAGAACCCTGACTGGGCATCAAACAAGAACTGGAGTCCTAGCATGGAGTTCACGCATATTATCTTCAGGAAGCAGAGATCGGAACATACTACAACATGATCTTCGAGTACCGAATGATTTTATAAGCAAACTTTCTGGCCACAAGTCTGAG GTATGTGGTCTTAAGTGGTCTCATGATGATAGGGAACTCGCATCTGGAGGAAATGACAATCAG CTTTTGGTCTGGAATCAGCACTCCCAACAGCCAATTTTGAGACTCACAGAGCACACTGCTGCTGTAAAGGCGATTACCTGGTCTCCTCACCAGAGTGGGCTCCTCGCTTCTGGTGGAGGAACTGCTGATAGGTGCATTCGATTCTGGAATACTACCAATGGCAATCAATTAAATAGTGTGGATACAGGAAGCCAG GTATGCAATCTAGCATGGAGTAAGAATGTGAATGAACTAGTCAGCACTCATGGGTATTCGCAGAATCAAATTATGGTATGGAAGTATCCATCAATGGCAAAG GTTGCAACTTTAACTGGCCACAGTTTGCGGGTGCTCTATCTTGCTTTATCACCTGATGGCCAG ACAATCGTGACTGGAGCAGGTGACGAGACATTACGGTTCTGGAATGTGTTCCCATCTATGAAAACACCT GCACAGGTGCAGGATACGGGGCTTTGGTCTTTGGGAAGAACTCATATTCGGTGA